In the genome of Channa argus isolate prfri chromosome 8, Channa argus male v1.0, whole genome shotgun sequence, the window TCGGTTTTGCAAAAATAAGAATTGCATCAGGGTAATTGCTGTGGTTTTCGGTTTCTATCAACTTACCTGAATTACAGCCTTGTATGTAACCAAACTGTCACCTTTACCAGTCGAAATTAGCATTGCATTTGTCCAGGCAGAGTTCACACATAAATTATGAGTCACACAGTTGCTCCCAGTCCTTCTCCTTGGCAACTCTGGGTGTCCTTGGCTATGGACTGACAATAAAATGGTCcgatgaaaaagaaagagatgcCAAATGTTAACTGGCCTCTAGAAGCACAAACACAGCTTTATTTAACttctttacaattttttttcccttttccttagAAATTATGCTGTAAGACTTTACCCTCAGACTAAAACGTTCAGCCTTTGGTCATGTTTGTAGTATAAAAAGAAGACTTTCACCCACAGCCATTTGAATAGCATCAACTATACGTAGATAGATCACTGTCTATAATACACCTCCTTTTGAAGTAGGTTTTCTTCGTGTCGACGTGACAATGCATTCACTAAAGCTTGACGTGGTTTTATCGGAGCGGGGAAAAACCTGAGACACACAAGTATTATGCATACTGTAACTCAGATACTGCCTGTGGTATTTAGTGGACTGCTTGAGCTTAGTCGCTGTGATATTATAATTTGACATATTCTACATGAATTATTAATATGTACACACATTTGTTAGAGGGACATGATAATGCAGGTTAATAGCTTATTTCACATTAAACCTTTGCCAGAATGCAATGTTCACATCATGTTGGAAAAAGAAGTGGGTAATGTTGGTACTATACAAATGCTTTGCATTGCAATATTAATATACTTTCCCTACTAGTCTTCTAACTGTTCCACTtctgttctatttttgtttttttttccctgcctcTTACGATGATACTAACGTCTGTAGAGGAGTCCGGTAAGCCTTGGCTTTGCATGCTGTTTTGTtgctatcttttttttttttcttaactgttTTTGTTCCCTTACATTATTCCTACCTATAAATGCATTTGGTCCTAAAACCTAAATAGCCGCTAAAAGGGGCTAATTATATATGCAGCAAGAAAACACCGTatagaaagtgttttttattatttgtcatgTGGCCAGTTTCATGTGATTTTGACTTTGAACCCTTTTTAAATAACGACCTCGAGCACAAAAGCCGCCccaaaaaaacagataaagagacaccagttaaacaaacaagacaaaatttGTTTATACATGAATGAACAATTTTCTTTGgtacaaatatatttgtgtgtggcaaaaaTATGAGAAGATGTAGGATCAATTCATTTGAAGAGAGTATTGCAGTCAGGTGTTTCAGGTAGGATGCCTATCAGGTGTCTGTGAGAGTCTCTGcctcttatttaaataaagaatcACAGTCTGAGTTCAACAGCACAGGTTGGTAAAAGTGTGTCAGGGTTTAAACAAAGAGATTTGCAGTTTGGACTTCACCAGTTGACTGTCAGGCAGATTGTGTACAAATGAACAACATTCAATTCCAATGTTATCCTCCCCGTGGGTGGTAAACCAAGAGAGATCATTTTGAGATTAAGGTGTGAAATAGTCCAGGAGGTCACAAGGAACCCTGGATGAAATGGCTAATATTAATGTTCAAATAGAAAACCATCAGGAAAGGAAAATTGCTGCCTGTCATGTCTACAGTTCATTATAGGTCATGGGGATAAAGCAGAAATCTGGTGGAAGAGTGTTTTGGATGaatgagacaaaacaaatgtaatattttggaATAGTCTGACCTTAATCCTACAGAAATACTATGGATGGTCCTGAATCAGGTAAATCATGCAAGGAAGGCCCCTGATACCCCTGGGTTGAAGCTGTCCTGGGCTAAGGTCCCTCAAAATCATTTTGCAGGGCTTATAAACGGGTAATGGAAAATTTTAGTTCAAGCTATTGCTTCAAAAGGAAGTCACACCAGTTATGAGTTCACATAtttttgccacacacaaataggttcacaaactttcaagttTGTGTGACTGCACAGCACATTTATGGCAGTGGCAGATGCATTGGGGCACGTTGGCCATGGTACTCAAGGTACaagagcctttttttttttcagttgtttccACTGACTAAGACATCTTAAATCTGATTTTAATTGGTTCTGGGGTATTTGGCTTCCAGTTCttagtgcaaataaaaaaaagccacatGGGGGTAAAGGAAGTGAGGAAAAGGTCAGAGAATATGATTTTTATGTGGCCCACCACAGAACATGCTATTCTACATGCAGAGTCCCCTCAGGCAAAGTCATAGCCAAGCTGAAACTCTTTTCATTTGAACTTCCACACTTACAAAATGTTTACTGTAGcatcaaaagattaaaaatgaaacaaatacattgCCTTGATTCATTTCAATTTTCCTATTTGCACTTTTCAAAACCTCTTGTAAACAGCTTATACAGGGTAATGGATCACAGTGTGGACACTTCCTATTGTTCTTCCTGTTTCTATAGAGCAGCAAGATGCTGATTGGGTGTAACAAACTGTTACACTGTATCTTGCACCAATATATCCAATGAAATTACTGTAATCTCTTTCATCAGCATGCCCCACTCCCCTCTTGTTGCATCACTCATGGCTCACTGCACAACTGGAACAAGCACAAGAGTgagggatggatggagagagggTTGATGCGAGGTGGACGTgacacagacagatggagagattTGTGTAGAAATTAAAGGGACCAATGCAGCAGATGGGAGACTGCAAGGGACAGGAAATTCAAAGGGATTAATACGCAACAATTATAGTTTTAATACAGCATCGATCAGTTTAAGAGATGGGGATGGAGCcagttggaaataaaaatgatcgGAGGATGGAATGGAGCATGTCTGCAGGGTATTTTGGATGATGGCGCTTCACACATATGATTAAATGTGAGCAAATATTCTAGTCCACCTTGAAGTGCTCTCAACAGACGTTCATAAGTACCGACACACAGATCAGTTTGAACAAGTCCTCAATCAGTTGTTTCCTTAGAGCCAGTTGTCTTGTTATACAAGGTTATAAGATATAGAAAATCAGAAGATAGTTCTCACAAAATCTCAGAATGATAGGACACTCATTCCCAAATCTGAGCTAAGGCCAAAGGTCTTATTCTTCTCCAGATATGATATCGGCTTTACTGATTTGTTACTCTCTGACCAGGtatctcttctctcttcctttttgcTGGTCACAGAAACGTAGCCCGGTAAGTGTCCTTTTCCATTCCCTGGGTTCAGGCTAAATATGTCACATGGGTTCTTGTACCATTTTGCTTGTTTCCCTGGGTTCAGTTGAATGAGAATGAAAATACATAGGTGGGATCAGGGACTAAATCAAGAAGTCAagtctgtttgttttgattaattatacatataaatgattaaatatacatgtatatctaaatatgtttttcagatTCTCATGATCACTAGTGTGCTTCTGTACTTGTTTTCATCTTGAATGGCTTCATGCTTGGTCTCTGTAGTCGGGGAGAATTAGCATTTTTGACAGCTGGACCTTTTGATGTCTTAGTTTAGTCACTCCACATCGTCATGCCTTCTCATCTCCCCCTGTCTCTTCCCCCTGCCTTCATCTGCCCTCTGCCTTTCTTGGCTTCCTGTATCCCTCTCATGGTGAACTCATACAATAGTCTAATGCTGGAGAGGGGATGTTTGTGCAAAACTGAATTCTGGCTTAGCTTTGTTACACTCCCAACTTTATCAATGTCAAACGTTCTCTAGTACCAAGGACGGCGTCTGTACATGTGAAATGCATGTTTTGAAAGCTTTCCAATATCCCCATCACCCCCACATTAATGGCagttttctatttctgtcttaCTTTTTTTGCACTTCAGTGTGATTTATTGTGAAAGTTTTACATCCCCTTAATTTAAACTATATTTGTAATTATATATAAGTTTTTCCTGTTGTATCTGACACAGCTGCAAAGGACTTTTCTTATAAATCTTTGTGCTGCGTTCATTTACTCACTTAGAAAAGTCCAATGATGAAGATGCTATTACAGTACATAATTAATTCCATTAGCTAACATATATACCATTATGTTTTCAGAAAATTTTCAATAGTTTGAATCTGACGACTTTTTATTGCTAGATATAAGAGAGACTCATATTGATGCTACCACTAAAAGCACCAACATCCGGGTAGTTTGTAACATACAAACCCCGTTTCCAGAAAAGTTAGAGCACCAATAAAtgagaatgcaataatttggaAATTGTTTGAAACCTAGTTTTGATTGTAAAGAAAGACAACACATCggatgttaaaatgttttttcaaaaatatttgctcattttcagtTGGATACCAGCTGGAAATGGGGTCTGTAGATGGAAGAAGTGCACAACAAATGCAAAGTGTCAAataactttaacttttaattgTTTACATCCTgaggttttatttcttttttcatttcatttgtcttgttttcatgTCACAGGGATTGAAAAGGAACACCTCCAGTAAGTACCAGTCTGACTGTACCACAGGCCTGGCACACTTTTTAATAATAGTGGACTAGGAGAATGTGATGAACAATCACATGTggtaaacaaatttaatttgtgttttcaggtgAGGAGATTGCCAGACCGAGACGAGTCGCCCCTTCTGTACCCACTGTGGTCCCCACACCAGCTCCAGCACCACAACCCCTTAGGTAGGTATTTTTTCTCGCAGAGGGAAGGACAAGCCTGTGCTACTTAATTTGAAGGTACCTGCTGCTGGAATCTTGTGCAATGTTTCTTTACAGACTGATTCATATAAAGGTTGTGCAAGTGGCTTTTTCTGAACCTTTTAACTTGTTCTACCACACACTGGTTTAGGAAATGCTATCTAGCTTTTATGGGCGGAGATACAGACTCccttttactgttttatatCACCCAAGGATAAACTTATGCCTTTTAAAGCAGTGCAGTAGACTGAGTAAAGCATTCTTGTGGCAGATGAAGTGTTTATGCTAAGAGAGGTTATAGATAGCCATGATGTTCATCCTAATGTAGTAGTGCTTAAATGTCACCATTAGGCTTCACCAAGCATCTTTGGGAGTTTGGACCTGCAGTCCCTCCATGATACAGTCTGTCATTATTGGACAAACAACTACATGCATGTGTTGAACCACGGTTTTCTAACTTCTGCTGAAACTTTCTAACTTACTTTCATTAAACAGGGACCCTGGGACATATAGTTACTTTTGTGTTAACTGAAAAGTTTGAAAAGCAATACCGTAAAAAAAGCTTTGACCTCATGGGAAAAAGGAGTCATCTTTGGTCTTTGGAAAATAccattttattatgattttttcttttccaaccAACTAAACATAATATGTTTGTGATAATAACTGTTTATTTTGCTGAACAGCCACTTGTGGGTTTAGTGAATCTGCAGAGCTGTCACTGTTTATCTGTCCAACTGTAATGTGCTGTGTGCTCTGGGAACTAAATCACTGGTTCTTTTAGtattaatgtgaaaaacagtgttcaatggtgttgttattgttattccTGTTCACATGAGTGGACCTTTAGTCATATTACATGGCtttgtcatttgtttgcttttaggGTGAACATATTTTTGCACTTGTACTTCACATGGCAGCAATCACACACTGTGTGATAgtcatgtgtttaaaatgaatgcacTCCAACATGTTGGATAGTATCGAACTTGTGGTGTATGTGCACTTGTTGTTGTTCCCTTAGGATAAAGGTTAATAGCGAATGAGTATAATATGATTTAATGGCTATGGCATCCATTGGTCCAGTTACCTGCTGGAgttgttcctgtgtccactgtctGTCACTGGGCAATATTGTAAATGCACACTACTATAACAACTTATCTGTTATTGTCCTTCCTGTGTTGCAGAAGTCAACAGACACCGGTCCCTGAAGACAGCACAGCCTTATTTGGGCCTCCTTTGGAAACTGCCTATGGAGAACAGAAAACTGAAGGTAACCCcctcctgctgtgtttttgtcactgtaTAATTCTGTCTCATTATGCCTCTGGTTTTGGCTTTGTATTAGTTCTTAGAAtatgtggtggtggttgttaTCAccctgatttttctttttatatttcttttgtaTTATCTTTCTAAGTCAGCTAAGCCATACTTGGCTGCCATAGTAGatactctctctgtctctcttctcctTACTCTAACATCACCTCTCATCCCACAGGCTGACTTTACTGTACAGTTGTGGATTCGCTCAATCGCTCTTTGCTAACGTCAAATTTGAAGTTGACACGCTGAGGTTACGCTCATCTGCACAATGCACCCTGTTAATATGTACAATGTGCAATCACTTGCCCTCATCCAGTCCAATGCGATTTTTGTGACACAGGCTGTGGGAGTTTCTTTGCTGTAAAGCAAATACCATTTTATGCCATGTGCATAACTAACATCAACTCTGCAAAAttctatattttacatttattcagagCTATAAAACAGCTTTGTGTTGGACACTGGCAAGAATATAATCAGTGTGAGTAAATAATaattgcagctgtgtgtgtttgtgtgtgtgtgtgtgtgtgtgtgtgtgtgtgtgtgtgtgtgtgcgtgtcacgGATAAACTCCTCTTAGCttgacaaatgaaaatgtacacTCATTAGCCTGTGTTACAACTACTCTAATGTATAAATGAATTCTACAATAGATACAATACGTTTCAAGTATTTAATGGTTGGATTTATAGCTGAATGGAGTTTGGACAGATGTtattctttttcccttttttgttttcttagtgaGGCTAGGAATTAAAGTACATTCAACCGCACCACGAATTGAAGCCCAGACCATTAAGATGAATTAATTCAAGCCATGAAAATGAGAAACCATCCAGTGTTTTATTGCTAATGCCCCTGACATGTTCTGTCCCCTCCTGAACTTAGTGGCTCTGTCTGAGTCTGATGTGTGGGGGACTCCTCTCTCAGACCCTGAATCCTCTTTGACGAGATCCTTACCTACAGGAAGTAAGTTTTTAATTTCCTGCATATTGTGCTGCACTTCCTCCTCTCCCTGGAATGATCGCACACACCTATCACCTCGCCTCACAAACACCTCCATTATCCGACTATTGAACAGACCTGCAAAGGGATCCAACCAAACAGCTGTGTGAAGATAACACTCACCTTCTCCTTATTAACAGCCCTTTCATCTCATCAGCCATTTCACAAGCAAATGATCCATTCTTTGTTGAAGTTTCTAATTTCAACAGCTGTCTCCCACACTGCACCAACCTCTGCTCCCTCACGGTCCATGCGTTTGGCATGGTAGTGACTGAATGCATCGTGTTGCATGAATTATGATTTGTGGGATCATCACGTTGTTGTGAATGTGATTGGCCGCTGGAAATTGTACCTGTCATGTATGGTCCACATGTTTtcgttttatattttttccaagGTCAGCCTTGAATGCAGCCCCCTTGTATGCAAGATTGCTGAGATGTGAAAAGTCTTCAATAACATAAATTGTCGTTCGCTTTAAACTTGTCATGACTATGACTGATTGGAGAcatttattgttacatttttatttcattgcatATTATTGCAGCTCCACCTCCACTTCCACCTAAGAATGTCCCAGCCTCTCCCCCGACTACTGGGCCTCCCATTGCAGGTGCTGGTAAGaagtctttttatttcagctttggTGTCCTCTCCAAATACAATCTATGACTGGTCACCACTTGTCTTTGTTTCAGAAATGTCGGTTGAAGCAGACATCTCCGTCAAGAAGCCCTCTATAGCTGACTTAGACAATATCTTCGGACCAGAGCAGGCGCCCCCTGCTGGTGAGGATACAGGTGACATGTGGGTTTGCTTCAGTGAAGAGTCTTCAGACCGGTCGTCTCTACCAAAAGACACCGCACGTCCACTCccctgctctcctcctcctccagaggAACCAGCACCTCCACTACCAGTCTCCCCACCACCATCTGAAGCCCCGGCTACTCCAGTGCATACATCACCACCACCTCTCCCTACCTCTCCTCCTCCAAAAGAAGATGCCACCCCACCTCTACAAACCTCACCACCTCCCTCAGAGGACCTGGGTGCATCTCCTGTCCCCTCAGTTCCTCCTACACCTGCGGACCACAGTCCTCCCACACTAGCCACCTCACCACCCCCTGAACCACCAAAGGAAGTTGCATCTCCTTCTGCTTCCTCTCCCGCCCCTCTGAACTCACCTGGCAGTGTCCCCCCAGCCGTTGCTCCCAAAGCAAGCACCCCTCCAGCTGTGACTCCTCCTTCTGAGGAACCAGCAACATGCTCCATCCCCCCACCTCTTGTCCTGTCTAAAGAGGAGCAGCCCAAGAACACAGACACCACCCAACCCAAAGaggatgaaaatgaaactgtcccctcaaacaaaaatgttggcCAGGGTAGCCGGAGTACACCTCCCCAACCTCCTCCCCCCACATACCGTGCAGTGGTTTCATCACCAGGACCCACATCTGGAGCTGGTGGCACAAATAGCGGTGAGGATTTCATGATTCTAACTGGAATATGGTTTAGAGGTGATGAATTTTTAGAGCTTACATTAGTGGAATTATCTTGTTTCCAGTGGCCtggaaaattattaaattatttgtagttgttaaaaatacaacatgtgCCCTGGAACagtattaaaatgaataatactCATAGAAATTGaattataaaacacagatacattttTCTGTCCAGTCAGGTAAATAACAATATCAATAGGATATATATGTAAAAAGTTACTCTCCAGATTTCCCTACAACTAATTTCACCACCTGAGCTGCACCTAGTGATTGTGCAGTTTTAGCCCCTAAGATCTTGAGCTGGGAGGGgtacattttaatgaaacagtAAATTTAGGCTAGTAGTTCACAACAGAAAGTGTGACTAATACCCGAGTACAGACTGAAACAAGCAAGTGCTTTATAGATATAATTTGTCTGTTGGCAGCTTTTGGAAAAAACTCAATAGTCCGTGGTGGCAGACACCCATGGGGAGGCAGCTTAAATAGGAGGTTGTCTGTTCTTAATCCTCTGTAGAGGTGTGCGTAGTGGAAAGTGACAATGGCCCcctgaagagaaaaaacaattgcAAGTGAAAATATCCTCTTGAATGACAAATCACTCTGGGTCATTATATGAAACATATTATTTGAGCCTGTTTGAAGGACAGTTATACATGCCTTTTTACACTACCATGTGTTTGGACAGCCTTATAACACAAGActggtaaaaactaaaaaagggaTAATATTCACCCaaagtatttttcatttatgctCTGTAGTAGATTTCCAAactgaagtgttttttattggagcccctgtatttttttaaatcttttctgCAGGTTCCTCTTCACCAGTTCGACCTGCAACTCCTTCGTCAGTCAACCCCACTCCTCCACCGCCTCCCCCTCGGCCCCCCTCACGGCCTAAACTTCCTCCAGGGAAGCCCAGCATAGAAGGGGTAAGAAATGCTATTGCGGTGTCTTCAGCGAAATAATTTTATATGGCTTATAAGAACTTGACATAGTcgacatttaatttctttaaaaacaccaaCGTAAAACCAAAGCCAGCAAAGAAATGTATACAAAAAGACCCAGCTACTTTTTTTCTGACTCGTTTTGTCCTTTCAGAATCGTCCATTCAGCCCACCAGTCCACTCAGCTAGCCCCCCCACTGTCGCCCCGTTGGCACGGGCGGAGAGCACCTCCTCCATCTCGTCCACAAACTCCTTGAGTGCTGCCACCACCCCAACCGTCAGTAAAGAGCTCTCTTTGTCTGTATCAGGTGTGTGCATCATTAACTGTAACTTGACTGCACACTGTGGAATCATGCAGTTGTGCacctttgttgtgtgttttttatttttggggggaaGTTGTAACAGTTTCCAGCAATGCTGTCCCACCATAAGATAAATACCATACACCCTAACAATATAGATATGTAGgccatttaaaaagaaaattactgtGGAGCACATACAAAATTATGACTACAATAATTTTGTATAGTagttaataataatgtaaactTCTACTTTTTTCCTGGATATAATCTTGGTCCAGTGAATCATTACCGATaatattttgtcttgtttatgATGCACATAGACACAGGATGAGTGGGAGGTGAGAATATGAAGCAGGGTGTTAATTTTAGCGCAAACATTCTCTGCAAACCTTTCTTTAACGGATTAATAACAAAACTACACTTTCTACTCCTTCATGTAACTTTCGAGGAGTTACTGTTGCAGGACCCTGCAGTGCAGTAGACTGTAACGTGGCTGAGTCATCATGgactaaaaaatataaactctgGAGGCAGTAGCagttacataaaaacagaatatagTCCCTGGTTGGGGTTTGTTTTTAAGTAGATTGTCATGCCAAACAAAGAGATACTTTCACTAAATTCACACTGTATAATTAGTGCCTAATATAACTGCATGGAGATTTCCCCTGAATCTCAGATAATGATTCAGACATGTTATTTATGGAGGCTTTGTTGATTGGCCAACAATCTAAAGGTCATGGAGacaattttaattataaacATCATTTTTCTATTTCCAGTGCTCAGtgagtttgacattttcacCACATTTTTGGTTAAGAcgtattgttgttttttaatggtttgttttctgtgtgcatgGCAGTAATCacatggctttttttgttttgttttgttttttctccctgCTTTGCCATTTTTACCACCTTTTGTCCATTTGGCTTATCAGAAGAAGATGCTTTTATAGATAAACTGCCCACCTTTGAGAGACGCTTTGATTCATTTGCAGGTATAGTAAAGATCTcctcagaaataaaaaaggggGAGAAAGATTGTTCAGCTTTCCTTCCATCTTTTCCTTATCTTTTAAgataacattaaacattaaattagaCACAATGTCATTCCATTGCTCCTAAATCCCGATTTGCTCACAGATGTAGGGACATACTATGATCAATTTTGCCAGTCGTattctttttccacattgtttttATCTTGCCAACTTATACCGTCCCACATAATTCCCAGGCAtttaatacatacagtatgacaCCCTTTCTCTCTATGCTCTGTGCATATATACCCTTCATATCCCACTTGTCGCCATAAGAGACCAGGAAGAACAAACTGTGGTGacacaaaacactgactttttttcctggaaaaaaaaaagtttaaactgtGCTCCCCTTTCTCCATCTGCACACTCGAGAaacatttctctctgttttttgaCTGTGCACCAGTGACTGTCCTGCCATGTCACCATGGAaacctcctgtgtgtgtgtgtgtgtgtgtgtgtgtgtgtgtgtgtgtgtgtttgtgcacgtgCGTGCAGAGTGTAatgcaatcgctcttagatttCTTTCCTGTGAGTCTGCACCACAGGAATGGTGTAGAATGTTTATGTGTTCAATGGTCTGAAGAGCTCCTTATCTCTGGGCCCTCAAGGTCCAcattgtctgtctttctttctcacccacaagcacacacacacactgtcagatCAGCACTTGCAGTTGCACTTGCAGAGTCGTTTGAAGTCTGGTGTTGTGAATTAGGCTGAATCTGGCAAACAGCAGGTGTTTGGTATGCATGCGACCCTTTCTACTTGTGGAGTAGCACCACACAGCTTTAAGTTCAACCAGGCTTTACTGGCCATAATGCCTCTATCTACTCTCATACTCAACCTCTGACGCCCACCTTTCACACCTGTCACTCAATTGCTCTCCAGCTATAGAAAAGTACAACCCGAAACCCCGACCTCCCCATCGGAACACCTGCCCTTTTGTTCTCTCCATGAAGCTGCTCCCATCGTTCCATCACACGACACCAAACGCCCTACAATAAAACAAGCCTACCCTGCTGTGCCATGAGTTTGTGTTCAAACAGAGCCACTAACAGGAGCATATAGACACAGTAGAGGCCTTGTTGTTCCTGCATTCTTTGTCGTTgtagttatgtttttttataggAAATAATACC includes:
- the sgip1a gene encoding SH3-containing GRB2-like protein 3-interacting protein 1 isoform X1 — protein: MAEELCTGWFRIIAGTAGSLEIEECKSANMMEGLKKRTRKAFGIRKKEKDNDSTGSPERDGGRKTNGAPNGFYGDIDWERYTSPVVDDEGYSIRPDEESEEGATTKTCHFFSSDESEEEEDHRKKFKIKIKPLLADCGLSQPSVDELRASIGNIALSPSPLRSPKRSPGLKRNTSSEEIARPRRVAPSVPTVVPTPAPAPQPLRSQQTPVPEDSTALFGPPLETAYGEQKTEVALSESDVWGTPLSDPESSLTRSLPTGTPPPLPPKNVPASPPTTGPPIAGAEMSVEADISVKKPSIADLDNIFGPEQAPPAGEDTGDMWVCFSEESSDRSSLPKDTARPLPCSPPPPEEPAPPLPVSPPPSEAPATPVHTSPPPLPTSPPPKEDATPPLQTSPPPSEDLGASPVPSVPPTPADHSPPTLATSPPPEPPKEVASPSASSPAPLNSPGSVPPAVAPKASTPPAVTPPSEEPATCSIPPPLVLSKEEQPKNTDTTQPKEDENETVPSNKNVGQGSRSTPPQPPPPTYRAVVSSPGPTSGAGGTNSGSSSPVRPATPSSVNPTPPPPPPRPPSRPKLPPGKPSIEGNRPFSPPVHSASPPTVAPLARAESTSSISSTNSLSAATTPTVSKELSLSVSEEDAFIDKLPTFERRFDSFAENDQPSLVWFDRGKFYLTFEGCSRGPSPLTMGAQDTLPVAAAFTETVNAFFKGADPSKCAVKIIGEMVLSFPAGITRHFANNPSPTVLTFSITNYSRLEHVLPNPQLLCCDITAQAKADAKDFWVNMPNLISHLKKVAEQKPQATYYNVDMLKYQVSAQGLQSTPLNLAVSWRCEPTSTDLRIDYKYNGEAMSTPMALNNVQFLVPVNGGVSKLQAVLPPAAWNAEQQKILWKIPDISQKSENGGVGSLLARFQLTEGPSKPAPLAVQFTSEGTTLSGCDIELAGPGYRFSLVKKRFAAGKYLADN
- the sgip1a gene encoding SH3-containing GRB2-like protein 3-interacting protein 1 isoform X5, with translation MAEELCTGWFRIIAGTAGSLEIEECKSANMMEGLKKRTRKAFGIRKKEKDNDSTGSPERDGGTSPVVDDEGYSIRPDEESEEGATTKTCHFFSSDESEEEEDHRKKFKIKIKPLLADCGLSQPSVDELRASIGNIALSPSPLRSPKRSPGLKRNTSSEEIARPRRVAPSVPTVVPTPAPAPQPLRSQQTPVPEDSTALFGPPLETAYGEQKTEVALSESDVWGTPLSDPESSLTRSLPTGTPPPLPPKNVPASPPTTGPPIAGAEMSVEADISVKKPSIADLDNIFGPEQAPPAGEDTGDMWVCFSEESSDRSSLPKDTARPLPCSPPPPEEPAPPLPVSPPPSEAPATPVHTSPPPLPTSPPPKEDATPPLQTSPPPSEDLGASPVPSVPPTPADHSPPTLATSPPPEPPKEVASPSASSPAPLNSPGSVPPAVAPKASTPPAVTPPSEEPATCSIPPPLVLSKEEQPKNTDTTQPKEDENETVPSNKNVGQGSRSTPPQPPPPTYRAVVSSPGPTSGAGGTNSGSSSPVRPATPSSVNPTPPPPPPRPPSRPKLPPGKPSIEGNRPFSPPVHSASPPTVAPLARAESTSSISSTNSLSAATTPTVSKELSLSVSEEDAFIDKLPTFERRFDSFAENDQPSLVWFDRGKFYLTFEGCSRGPSPLTMGAQDTLPVAAAFTETVNAFFKGADPSKCAVKIIGEMVLSFPAGITRHFANNPSPTVLTFSITNYSRLEHVLPNPQLLCCDITAQAKADAKDFWVNMPNLISHLKKVAEQKPQATYYNVDMLKYQVSAQGLQSTPLNLAVSWRCEPTSTDLRIDYKYNGEAMSTPMALNNVQFLVPVNGGVSKLQAVLPPAAWNAEQQKILWKIPDISQKSENGGVGSLLARFQLTEGPSKPAPLAVQFTSEGTTLSGCDIELAGPGYRFSLVKKRFAAGKYLADN
- the sgip1a gene encoding SH3-containing GRB2-like protein 3-interacting protein 1 isoform X7; the protein is MAEELCTGWFRIIAGTAGSLEIEECKSANMMEGLKKRTRKAFGIRKKEKDNDSTGSPERDGGRKTNGAPNGFYGDIDWERYTSPVVDDEGYSIRPDEESEEGATTKTCHFFSSDESEEEEDHRKKFKIKIKPLLADCGLSQPSVDELRASIGNIALSPSPLRSPKRSPGLKRNTSSEEIARPRRVAPSVPTVVPTPAPAPQPLRSQQTPVPEDSTALFGPPLETAYGEQKTEAPPPLPPKNVPASPPTTGPPIAGAEMSVEADISVKKPSIADLDNIFGPEQAPPAGEDTGDMWVCFSEESSDRSSLPKDTARPLPCSPPPPEEPAPPLPVSPPPSEAPATPVHTSPPPLPTSPPPKEDATPPLQTSPPPSEDLGASPVPSVPPTPADHSPPTLATSPPPEPPKEVASPSASSPAPLNSPGSVPPAVAPKASTPPAVTPPSEEPATCSIPPPLVLSKEEQPKNTDTTQPKEDENETVPSNKNVGQGSRSTPPQPPPPTYRAVVSSPGPTSGAGGTNSGSSSPVRPATPSSVNPTPPPPPPRPPSRPKLPPGKPSIEGNRPFSPPVHSASPPTVAPLARAESTSSISSTNSLSAATTPTVSKELSLSVSEEDAFIDKLPTFERRFDSFAENDQPSLVWFDRGKFYLTFEGCSRGPSPLTMGAQDTLPVAAAFTETVNAFFKGADPSKCAVKIIGEMVLSFPAGITRHFANNPSPTVLTFSITNYSRLEHVLPNPQLLCCDITAQAKADAKDFWVNMPNLISHLKKVAEQKPQATYYNVDMLKYQVSAQGLQSTPLNLAVSWRCEPTSTDLRIDYKYNGEAMSTPMALNNVQFLVPVNGGVSKLQAVLPPAAWNAEQQKILWKIPDISQKSENGGVGSLLARFQLTEGPSKPAPLAVQFTSEGTTLSGCDIELAGPGYRFSLVKKRFAAGKYLADN